The Exiguobacterium mexicanum genome includes a window with the following:
- the hslU gene encoding ATP-dependent protease ATPase subunit HslU encodes MKRELTPRQIVAELDRFVIGQKDAKRAVAIALRNRYRRQKLSADLRDEVTPKNILMIGPTGVGKTEIARRLAKLVGAPFVKVEATKFTEVGYVGRDVESMVRDLVEDSVRLVKEEKKEGVKEQAEVAATERILDALQGKAKVEPTASNPFEALFGGQGQKTEEPTSTQSSDRAQLRRLLELGELEERLIEVNLEEKQTVDLFQGQGMEGLSNLQDMLGQIVPKKRKKRKLPVREARPLIIAEEAENLLDMNEVHDEAVRRSEQMGIIFVDEIDKIATKSQDHAGVSREGVQRDILPIVEGSTVVTKYGPVKTDHVLFIAAGAFHMAKPSDLIPELQGRFPIRVELGSLTEEDFVKILTEPSQALIKQYTALLESEEISVEFTHSAIEEIARIATHVNRETDDIGARRLYTIMERVLEDLSFEAADMPQTHVQITPAYVKEKVGSIAEDRDLSQFIL; translated from the coding sequence ATGAAACGTGAACTGACACCCCGCCAAATCGTAGCGGAGTTAGACCGCTTCGTCATCGGACAGAAAGATGCGAAGCGCGCGGTCGCGATCGCGCTCCGCAATCGCTATCGGCGTCAAAAACTGAGCGCCGACTTGCGCGATGAAGTGACACCGAAGAATATCTTGATGATCGGACCGACCGGTGTCGGGAAAACGGAGATTGCGCGACGGTTGGCCAAACTCGTCGGGGCACCGTTCGTCAAAGTCGAAGCGACGAAGTTCACGGAAGTCGGTTATGTCGGCCGTGACGTCGAGTCGATGGTTCGCGACCTCGTCGAAGATTCGGTCCGTCTCGTGAAGGAAGAGAAGAAAGAGGGCGTGAAAGAACAAGCCGAGGTCGCAGCGACCGAACGCATCCTCGACGCCCTGCAAGGGAAAGCCAAGGTCGAGCCGACCGCATCCAATCCGTTTGAGGCGCTGTTCGGGGGTCAAGGTCAAAAGACCGAGGAACCGACGAGCACACAGTCGTCCGATCGCGCGCAACTGCGCCGCCTGCTTGAACTCGGTGAGCTCGAAGAACGGTTGATTGAGGTCAACCTCGAAGAAAAACAGACCGTCGACTTGTTCCAAGGACAAGGCATGGAAGGGTTATCGAATCTCCAAGACATGCTCGGTCAAATCGTGCCGAAAAAACGGAAAAAGCGCAAACTGCCAGTCCGTGAAGCACGACCGCTCATCATCGCTGAAGAAGCGGAGAACTTGCTCGACATGAACGAGGTTCATGACGAGGCCGTCCGCCGCAGTGAACAGATGGGGATCATCTTCGTCGATGAGATCGACAAGATTGCGACGAAGTCGCAAGATCACGCCGGTGTCTCGCGGGAAGGGGTCCAACGTGACATTCTCCCAATCGTCGAAGGGTCGACCGTCGTGACGAAGTATGGCCCGGTCAAGACGGACCACGTGCTGTTTATCGCCGCCGGCGCATTCCATATGGCCAAACCGTCCGATTTGATTCCTGAACTTCAAGGTCGGTTCCCGATTCGCGTCGAATTGGGCAGCTTGACCGAAGAAGACTTCGTCAAGATCTTGACCGAGCCGTCCCAGGCACTCATTAAGCAGTACACCGCTCTTCTCGAGTCTGAGGAGATCAGTGTCGAGTTCACGCATTCGGCCATCGAAGAGATTGCTCGTATCGCCACGCACGTCAACCGAGAGACGGACGACATCGGTGCCCGCCGCTTGTACACGATCATGGAGCGCGTGCTCGAGGACTTGTCGTTCGAGGCGGCCGATATGCCACAGACACACGTTCAAATCACACCGGCTTATGTGAAAGAAAAAGTCGGATCGATCGCGGAAGATCGAGACTTGAGCCAATTTATACTATAA
- the hslV gene encoding ATP-dependent protease subunit HslV — protein sequence MFHATTIFAVHHNGHGAMSGDGQVTFGNAVIMKNKAKKVRRLYGGKVVAGFAGSVADAFTLFEKFESKLEMYNGNLPRAAVELAKEWRGDKMLRQLEALLIVMDSDHLLLVSGNGEVIEPDDGILAIGSGGNYALAAGRALVRHSPEKTAEDIARAALEIAGELCVYTNDQVIVETIGGDSE from the coding sequence ATGTTTCATGCAACCACGATTTTCGCGGTCCACCATAACGGACACGGCGCGATGAGCGGAGACGGACAAGTCACGTTCGGGAACGCCGTCATCATGAAAAACAAGGCCAAAAAAGTCCGACGTCTTTATGGCGGCAAAGTCGTCGCCGGATTCGCCGGCAGCGTCGCCGACGCGTTCACCCTTTTCGAAAAGTTTGAATCGAAACTTGAGATGTATAACGGAAACTTGCCGCGTGCGGCCGTCGAGTTGGCCAAGGAGTGGCGTGGGGATAAGATGCTCCGCCAACTTGAGGCGTTGTTGATCGTCATGGACAGCGATCACTTATTGCTCGTGTCTGGGAACGGGGAAGTGATTGAACCGGACGACGGCATCTTGGCCATCGGTTCGGGCGGAAACTACGCCCTCGCCGCCGGACGTGCCCTCGTGCGGCATTCGCCGGAGAAAACAGCAGAAGACATAGCCCGTGCCGCTCTCGAGATTGCCGGGGAGCTGTGCGTCTACACGAACGACCAAGTCATCGTAGAAACGATCGGAGGCGATTCTGAATGA
- the codY gene encoding GTP-sensing pleiotropic transcriptional regulator CodY translates to MNLLDKTRQLNTMLQQEASAHVDFKEMADKMREVLEANTFIVSRRGRLLGFAIKQQIENERMKAFLVDRQFPEPYASNLFNVKETTENIGIDSEYTAFPVENRELFLDSMTTIVPIIGGGERLGTLVLGRLNNEFTEDDLVLAEYSATVVGMEILREKAAEAEASARKKAVVQMAINSLSYSELEAIEHIFEELGGNEGLLVASKIADRVGITRSVIVNALRKLESAGVIESRSLGMKGTYIKILNDNFLFELQKLKSN, encoded by the coding sequence ATGAACTTACTAGACAAAACACGCCAATTGAACACGATGCTTCAACAAGAGGCAAGCGCGCACGTTGATTTTAAAGAAATGGCGGACAAAATGCGCGAAGTACTCGAAGCGAATACGTTCATCGTGAGCCGTCGCGGCCGCTTGCTCGGTTTCGCGATCAAACAACAGATCGAGAACGAACGGATGAAGGCGTTTTTAGTCGACCGCCAATTCCCGGAGCCTTATGCCTCGAACTTGTTCAACGTGAAGGAGACGACAGAAAACATCGGCATTGACAGTGAATATACAGCCTTCCCGGTCGAGAACCGTGAACTGTTCCTCGACTCGATGACGACGATCGTCCCAATCATCGGAGGCGGCGAACGTCTCGGGACACTCGTACTCGGTCGTCTCAACAATGAGTTCACGGAAGACGACCTCGTCTTGGCAGAATATAGCGCGACGGTCGTCGGAATGGAGATTCTGCGTGAGAAAGCGGCTGAAGCCGAGGCGTCGGCCCGTAAGAAGGCGGTCGTTCAAATGGCGATCAACTCGCTCTCTTATTCAGAGCTCGAAGCGATCGAACATATCTTCGAGGAGCTCGGTGGAAACGAAGGGCTGTTAGTTGCTTCCAAAATTGCCGATAGAGTGGGAATCACACGTTCGGTCATCGTCAATGCGCTCCGCAAATTGGAAAGCGCAGGCGTCATCGAATCACGTTCGCTTGGTATGAAAGGAACGTATATTAAGATACTAAATGACAACTTCTTGTTCGAATTGCAAAAATTGAAATCGAATTGA
- the flgB gene encoding flagellar basal body rod protein FlgB has translation MNWIGTDYQLMKQAINHSVVNQKVISHNLSNIDTPNFRAKQAVFEQTLNNEMRLKLAGGRPSERAATTITDRAGGAMRSDGNNVDLDYEMSELARNQLQYEAMMEQLNRRLGGLKTVIRGGR, from the coding sequence ATGAATTGGATCGGCACCGACTATCAATTAATGAAGCAAGCGATCAATCATTCGGTCGTAAATCAGAAGGTCATCAGCCATAACCTGTCAAATATCGATACCCCGAACTTCCGGGCGAAACAAGCCGTGTTCGAACAGACGTTGAACAACGAGATGCGTCTCAAATTGGCGGGTGGACGTCCGAGCGAGCGAGCGGCAACGACAATCACGGACCGGGCCGGAGGAGCGATGCGAAGTGACGGGAACAACGTCGACCTCGACTATGAAATGAGCGAGTTGGCCCGGAACCAACTTCAATACGAAGCGATGATGGAACAATTGAACCGCCGGCTCGGCGGACTCAAGACCGTCATTAGAGGAGGACGTTAA